The following are encoded together in the Lagopus muta isolate bLagMut1 chromosome Z, bLagMut1 primary, whole genome shotgun sequence genome:
- the ACAA2 gene encoding 3-ketoacyl-CoA thiolase, mitochondrial yields MALLRGVFIVAAKRTPFGTYGGLLKGLSATDLTEHAARAALAAGKVPPEIIDSVIVGNVLQSSPDAIYIARHVGLRVGVPVPVPALTINRLCGSGFQSIANGCQEICLNDSEVVLCGGAESMSQAPYTVRNIRFGTRLGAEIKLEDTLWESLTDTHVKIPMAITAENLAAKHNITREDCDRYALKTQQRCKAAQDAGHFNAEMAPIEVKTKKGKESMQKDEHPKPQTTLEQLAKLPPVFKKDGTVTAGNASGVCDGAGAVIIASESALKKHNLTPLARIVAYHSSGCDPSIMGIGPVPAITEVLKKAGLTLKDMDLVEVNEAFAPQYLAVEKVLGLDPEKTNVNGGAIAVGHPLGASGSRITAHLVYELRRRGGKYAVGSACIGGGQGIALLIENTA; encoded by the exons ATGGCGCTGCTGAGAG GTGTGTTCATCGTCGCAGCAAAGCGGACTCCTTTTGGCACCTATGGAGGGCTGCTGAAGGGCCTGTCAGCCACTGACCTGACAGAGCATGCTGCTCGGGCTGCGCTGGCTGCTGGCAAGGTCCCTCCTGAGATCATTGACAGTGTGATCGTTGGCAATGTCTTGCAG AGCTCTCCAGATGCTATTTACATTGCAAGACACGTTGGTTTACGCGTGGGAGTCCCCGTCCCAGTTCCAGCCCTCACCATCAACAGGCTCTGTGGCTCTGGTTTCCAGTCCATTGCTAACGGATGCCAG GAAATATGCCTGAATGACTCAGAAGTGGTTCTGTGTGGTGGAGCTGAAAGCATGAGCCAGGCACCTTATACAGTTCGGAACATCCGATTTGGAACCAGACTAGGAGCAGAAATCAAG TTGGAAGACACGTTGTGGGAAAGTCTAACTGACACGCACGTTAAAATCCCGATGGCAATTACAGCTGAAAATCTGGCTGCAAAACACAACATCACACGAGAGGACTGTGACCGATACGCATTGAAAACACAACAGAGATGCAAAGCTG CTCAAGATGCTGGTCATTTCAATGCTGAGATGGCTCCAAttgaagtgaaaacaaaaaaagggaaagaaagtaTGCAAAAGGACGAGCACCCGAAACCCCAGACCACTTTAGAACAGCTGGCAAAACTCCCACCTGTCTTCAAAAAGGATGGGACAGTCACTGCTGGGAATGCTTCA GGGGTGTGTGATGGAGCTGGTGCAGTCATCATTGCCAGTGAATCAGCACTCAAAAAGCACAACCTCACTCCTCTGGCAAGAATAGTTGCCTACCACTCATCTGGCTGTGACCCTTCCATAATGGGCATTG GCCCCGTTCCTGCAATTACTGAGGTTCTGAAGAAAGCAGGACTGACTTTGAAGGACATGGATTTGGTAGAG GTGAATGAGGCATTTGCACCTCAGTATCTGGCTGTTGAAAAAGTGTTGGGCCTGGACCCTGAAAAAACCAACGTCAATGGAGGTGCCATTGCTGTGGGTCACCCTTTGGGCGCTTCAGGATCACGAATCACAGCTCACCTGGTTTATGAATTAAG GCGTCGTGGTGGGAAATATGCAGTAGGGTCAGCTTGCATTGGAGGTGGACAAGGTATTGCTCTTCTCATCGAGAACACAGCTTGA